A stretch of the Alosa alosa isolate M-15738 ecotype Scorff River chromosome 16, AALO_Geno_1.1, whole genome shotgun sequence genome encodes the following:
- the LOC125309526 gene encoding checkpoint protein HUS1-like isoform X1 has translation MKFRSKMIDVGCLNHFTRVVNTIAKLNKTCVLRLTPDNLYFVLSGKVSNGGVSMWCELLQVNFFDEYQIEGVSPDANEICLELAPENISRALKTAQNAKSVKIKLTKKHCPCLTLAADLPSLSSVSRVVTHDIPVDVIPRRMWHDFKEPSMPDFDVSIYLPPLKIMKNVVDRMKNLSNYLVIEANLSGEMNLKIETDLVSVTTHFKDLGNPPWGDDASQSRSRDMEAMAHTRVDIRKLQQFLAGQQVNPSKAMCNIVHKRIVHLILLHEDVSLQYFIPAVA, from the exons ATGAAGTTCCGATCAAAAATGATTGACGTGGGATGTCTTAATCACTTCACGC GTGTCGTGAACACGATTGCTAAACTGAACAAGACCTGCGTCCTGCGACTCACTCCTGATAACCTCTACTTTGTGCTCTCCGGGAAGGTGTCCAACGGCGGGGTTAGCATGTGGTGCGAGTTATTACAA GTGAACTTCTTTGATGAATATCAGATAGAGGGTGTATCACCAGATGCCAATGAGATATGTCTGGAGTTGGCTCCAGAGAACATATCGAGAGCTCTGAAGACAGCCCAAAACGCCAAGTCCGTCAAAATCAAACTAACCAAGAAACACTGCCCCTGTCTCACCCTTGCCGCAGATCTG CCCTCGTTGTCCAGTGTGAGTCGTGTTGTCACGCACGATATCCCAGTGGATGTCATACCCCGACGTATGTGGCACGACTTCAAAGAACCCAGCATGCCAGACTTTGAC GTCAGCATATATTTGCCTCCTCTCAAAATAATGAAGAATGTTGTGGACAGGATGAAGAACCTGTCCAACTATTTG gtcattgaagcAAACCTCAGTGGTGAGATGAATCTGAAGATTGAGACTGACTTGGTGTCCGTGACGACACACTTCAAAGACCTTGGGAACCCACCGTGGG GTGACGACGCATCGCAGAGCCGGAGCCGTGACATGGAGGCCATGGCACACACTCGCGTGGACATCAGGAAGCTGCAGCAGTTCCTCGCGGGCCAGCAGGTCAACCCCAGCAAAGCCATGTGCA